A stretch of the Vitis riparia cultivar Riparia Gloire de Montpellier isolate 1030 chromosome 13, EGFV_Vit.rip_1.0, whole genome shotgun sequence genome encodes the following:
- the LOC117927976 gene encoding uncharacterized protein LOC117927976: MASKYIIGSVAASFAIAYICDHSVSDGKLFGGTTTKTVSEEWWEETDKRSNAWPRTAGPPVALNPIRRQNFIIKDHSRS, translated from the exons ATGGCTTCCAAGTACATCATTGGCTCTGTTGCTGCATCCTTTGCAATCGCATATATATGCGACCATTCTGTTTCTGATGGCAAGCTATTTGGAG GTACAACTACCAAAACTGTTTCAGAGGAATGGTGGGAAGAAACTGATAAGAGGTCCAATGCTTGGCCTCGAACTGCAGGGCCTCCTGTTGCGTTGAACCCTATCAGACGCCAGAATTTCATTATCAAGGACCATTCTCGATCTTGA
- the LOC117928844 gene encoding eukaryotic translation initiation factor 2 subunit gamma-like, translating into MSRRGLMEQDLSKLDVTTLHPLLPEVISRQATINIGTIGHVAHGKSTVVKAISGVQTVRFKNELERNITIKLGYANAKIYKCEDERCPRPMCYKAYGSGKEDSPLCDVPGFENCRMKLLRHVSFVDCPGHDILMATMLNGAAIMDGALLLIAANESCPQPQTAEHLAAVELMRLQHIIILQNKVDLIQENVAINQHEAIQKFIEGTIADGAPVVPISAQLKYNIDVVCEYIVKKIPIPERDFTSPPNMIVIRSFDVNKPGFEVDEIRGGVAGGSILRGVLKVNQFIEVRPGIVVKDENGNIKCTPIYSRIVSLYAEQNELQFAVPGGLIGVGTTMDPTLTRADRLVGQVLGEVGSLPDVFVELEVNFFLLRRLIGVRTKGTEKQGKVSKLTKGEILMLNIGSMSTGARVLAVRNDLAKLQLTSPVCTSRGEKIALSRRVEKHWRLIGWAQIQAGTTLDIPANPI; encoded by the exons ATGTCTCGAAGAGGGTTGATGGAGCAGGATTTGAGCAAGCTGGATGTGACAACACTACATCCGCTCTTGCCCGAAGTTATTTCTCGTCAGGCTACTATAAATATTG GCACAATTGGGCATGTGGCACATGGGAAGTCCACAGTTGTAAAAGCTATATCTGGTGTTCag ACTGTTCGTTTTAAAAACGAGCTGGAGCGAAATATTACTATCAAACTTGGATATGCAAATGCAAAGATATACAAATGCGAAGATGAACGGTGCCCTCGTCCCATGTGCTACAA GGCCTATGGAAGTGGAAAGGAAGATAGTCCACTCTGTGATGTACCTGGTTTTGAAAACTGCAGGATGAAGTTGCTGCGACACGTATCTTTTGTAGATTGCCCG GGTCATGATATTCTGATGGCTACAATGCTTAATGGAGCAGCAATTATGGATGGGGCATTACTTCTTATAGCTGCCAATGAAAGCTGTCCACAGCCGCAAACTGCTGAGCATCTGGCTGCTGTTGAATTAATGCGTCTTCAGCATATTATAATCCTTCAAAATAAAGTTGATCTCATTCAGGAAAATGTAGCCATCAACCAGCATGAAGCAATTCAGAAATTTATTGAG GGAACTATTGCAGATGGTGCACCTGTAGTACCAATTTCTGCGCAGCTGAAGTATAATATTGATGTTGTGTGTGAGTATATCGTGAAAAAGATCCCCATTCCAGAGAGGGACTTTACTTCACCACCAAATATGATTGTTATTCGGTCATTTGATGTCAACAAGCCTGGGTTTGAGGTTGATGAGATAAGAGGTGGTGTTGCTGGTGGAAGCATTCTCAGG GGTGTTTTGAAAGTAAATCAGTTTATTGAGGTTCGTCCTGGAATTGTTGTTAAAGATGAGAACGGAAACATCAAATGCACACCAATATATTCTAGGATAGTCTCATTGTATGCCGAACAAAACGAGCTGCAATTTGCTGTTCCAGGAGGTCTCATTGGAGTTGGTACAACCATGGACCCCACTTTAACACGTGCTGATCGACTGGTGGGGCAAGTTCTTGGGGAGGTTGGGTCACTCCCTGATGTTTTTGTTGAACTAGAG GTAAATTTCTTCCTTCTGAGACGGCTTATTGGTGTAAGGACTAAGGGCACAGAAAAGCAGGGAAAGGTTTCAAAACTAACTAAAGGGGAGATCCTCATGTTGAATATTGGGTCCATGTCCACTGGTGCTCGTGTCCTTGCTGTTAGGAATGATTTGGCAAAGTTGCAACTAACATCTCCTGTGTGCACCAGCAGAGGGGAGAAGATTGCACTGAGTCGGAGAGTTGAGAAGCATTGGCGTCTGATTGGATGGGCCCAAATTCAAGCTGGAACCACTCTTGATATCCCAGCCAACCCCATTTGA